CAAAGTCAGCGGGGACGTGCTACAGTTTATTACAAAGAGCCACAGTGTTATCTCTGTCAATATCATATATACTGTACCTTCACTGCCACTGGCAATAAAGTCTTCGTTGTGTCCTCCGAAGCAGGAGTGGATGGTGTAGAAGCCTTGGGTCACACCTTGGTATTTCCTCACCAGCACCCGGTCCTGAAGGTCCCACAGGTGCACTCCCTGCAGAAGGTTGTAAAAGAACAGACTGCTGAAACGTCCTGCATGTTTCTAGAAACAAAATGGTGGTGCGCTTTAGGAGCAAATAAACAGTGAGTTGGTCAGAAAGCTTACCTGAGTTGCTACATTTAACAAAGCTAATCTTCCGTTCTTTGAAACAGTAAAAGACATGATAGGGTGGTCCTCCTGAACTCTGTAAAGGACATGTTAACAGCACACAGTCAGCCATTTTGAGAAGTGCAAATATACTAAACACCTGTGTAGGTGTGGCTGCATAAAAGCTTTAAATATCACTCCTTCATCTAGACACACTGCAGTACAGGGACTATTAGGGCTGACACGTACATGTTTCTGTCAGTAAGGTCCTCGAAGTTGTACCCCCGGATACGCTGGTGTGTGTCCGAGGCCAGCACTGCTCTGCCATCGCCCAGGCACCACAGGCACTGCACTCTCACACCCTCCCAGGAGTCCAGCAAGTTACCGTCCAGGTCCTGACAACAAATGCAGCAGAGCTCTCATCTCAGGAAAATAGCtacccttttttaaaaagaagaccTGTTAGATGCACTCTCTTTCTGCTCAGGCACCAACACAGTAAAACAAGCAGACAATTTAACCCTTAGAGACAGCAGGAGCTCTGGTGTTCTTGGCCAACATTACTGTCTTTGAGAGGCTGAGGAGTGCTCATTTTCAAAGCTAGGGGGAAGGTACCAGTCATGTCATGCTAGCTTGTCGGGAAGGAGCTAAATAACGTTCCAAGTTTAAGCTAAACTTTGGTGAAGGAAAAACTGGCATTGCCATTTTCAATGGGGTCTCTTGACCCTTCACCTCAAGatatgtgaatgaaaacaggtTCTCTGGTTACCTAAATGTCTCTTACAGACATGCCCATTAAATGCTAATCCCATGTATCTTTTGGCAAAAACTGTGCACTTTTTCCCATGCAgcataaatgtataatttcCACCTATTTTAAAATTGGTGTATTTGAATCTTTCTGCATAATAAGGTCCCTAAAATGTCTtggatcagtggttcccaactggtccagccacggggtctggatttctccttagtcaatagttcaaggtccacacagtttattctatttagcatcatacttgtgtttggctaTGTCGTCGAGctactttgctgtctctgtcaagtagctgtctgttaatcactcactctacagcaggataCAGCACTTTGAAATAAAAGCTCTGCCGGAAATTTAATGTACTCCAAAAtaaagcgttttttttttttacaaactcgaCACGTTCTCGAATCACTTGCTGCCCATTCAAAAATGGACCTGCGGCcaacttttggaccgtgacccaccagttgggaaccactgtcttaGTTTGCATCAATTGGGTATCACTAGACAGCTGAGATTGTTGTGGATTCAATAAGCCCAAATGTATTCATATATAATTGTGCTAGCTCAAATAGGAGCCATTTCATTGTAGCATGACCACTGTTTGGAAATGGAcgtcactgtataaaatgacctattgTGACCCCTGGGATAAACAAAGCCTCATAAAACTTCACAGccacaaactagagacctcATGCATTTAGAGGGCGGATGGCTTTTATAGGTATATTGACATTAAGAGGGTCCATGAGTAGTTTCCAGGACAGAAGTGCTCGCCATCTGATTGGAGAAATCACCAAATGTCAAAAGTTTTAAAAACCGGATCACAGCATGGATTTTCTATGGTGTCCCTCAAGGTCTTtgtgtattaatattttattctgGAGGGATTTCTGACCATTTTTTATCAATTCTTGAATGGTGAAAATGGTTGAATTTTGCATCAAGTCTTCATAACAAATTATATAAACCCCAAAATTGCTGCAACAACTTATGAGACATAATTGAGCATTGAGCAGGAATGGCCATCTATACTTAAAACACACTGTTCTAAGCCCCTGTACATTATAAACTTTACAAATCTGACTAGATGCTGATCAAAACAACATGGTGACAGAGTATCGAATTAATCTTAAGGTTTCCTGCTTTATGTCTACCACTTCTATGTGGCATATACTGTTAACCTGCTATGATAAAAAGGGGTCAACGGTGGGTCTCAgagggttaaaaaaaaggttAGATTTGACGAACATGTAAGGTCAAATTGCTTTCCCTCCTCTCAACAACATATCACAGATTCCTCAAAGAACACCACTGAAACTGCTATACATTTAGACATCTCTACGATACATATTTCGGAGCCATTTCTGCAGCTTGACAGTCAAAATTTTCATTTCCAGCTTAGGAACATTTATAGACATTATCAACTACACAGAGACCTGGCCATGCacaacacacatggacacaggcATGCACCATCTTCCTAACACAACATGATAAAAAATCATCTTTATGGGTTCATCGGGTTCATGGCTGGAAAAATCAATACACCGAAAGATCCAATTATCTAGAAGCGGCCTGCTTAAGGTCAGAACAGCACTCGAGCAGATGTTTAACAGACATGACTCACATACagtgtcttcctttttttttttttaccctcctcacctgttttgaaaacacaccaGGCATTAGCTCTGATTGAATACAGAGGTGATTCATGGGTCTTGAGAGGAAATGGATGATAAATATTGGAAGCATTTACTCTTTCTAACACATTCCATTAAAAACAATACTGTCCACTTACACACTGATAAAACTGtcccctctgtcctcctgtgaCAAAGCGTTTGCCGTCGGGGTTCCATGCCACACTGGTCAGACTGTCTTCATGGGACTGGGACATTTTGGTCCGCAGCTCCCCCGTCTGCTCATCACCGGGATTGGCAGAGACAGTggaaaaacagagcagagaaaaaTAGGGGGGGAGGGGGACAGCAAGAAGAAACATTAAGTAAGGGTGGGGGAGGGGTGGATAAAggaaagaggaggggaggagaagggagaggTCATTGAGTACACACAGCCTACGGAGTATCCATAGGAGGCTGAAGGCGTGTTTTTCTTTCCTCGCTTGTTTACTGAATTTGAATTAGACAGCTCAAGTCTCTGACATCACCGATCTATGCTTTTGTGCAatatttcacatgaaaaacgGGGCTGGCACATGGAAACATGATCCGTTAAGAGGTATCACAAGTATAGGATTATGATTATGTGCGGTAAGGGTCGGAAACATGCAGAAATGTTACCTGAACATTCCAGAGCCACAGCTCAGAGCAGTCGTCAGGTCCACAGGCGATCAGGTAGGTGTCATCGGGACTCCATGCTAAGTAGGAGACACCGTACGCGTGACCCTCCAGGGTTCGCAGCAGCTTCAACTGGTGGCTCTCCTACACAAAGACAAGACCAAGAGGACTACGATCAAATTAATTCAGACACATTTAAGGTTGGACCCTTGTTTGCAGACACATGCAGCATGGATGTGACACATCTTATATGCGGGACAGAGCAGGTTTTTACCTGCTACACCAGGTGTGTGCACCATGTGGCTATGCTAAGTGATAATGCAGGGTTTGGAAGCTTGGATTATATTATCTGGTACTAAATTAATGAAATGGATCTGatggatttattttaatacggaatgaaaaaacacacacacaaggttgcTCTGTGCGTCACGCTGCCTCTGGCACAATAAACTATtcatttaaatcaatttaaacaGACTGAACTGAGTTTTACACAGTATTATGtagttttaatgtgttaaagGGCCGTGCAGCCGCATACAGAGAAAGAAATAGACCAGCTGCATGAAAATTAAGTTGAGCCTTGCAGTGTCAGCGTGAGTGCATGTGGCTTTCGTGGTCAGTGTGGCagcttcagttgattataatgTGACTTCTTGAAGACGTGTTATGTATGACCCATCACGGGAGATTTtaaaagcagttagcagctaactcgaagaAGAATGCTGGCGAAGATGtgtgcaaattgggaaaacactGATGTCCGGGAGCTCCTTCCTctcagagcagaggacaagatcagccatCATGTAACAGaaacagtaaatgattgttattgacgtGTTTTGCCGATGTGTACGTTGCTGGTCACACTGGCAgccgatgctgttgtgttacatgtcatgccctCACGCCTCTTTTGCCTCCACGATGGCAGTatgctatctaaaatcacacacggGAGGGACATGATGCTActtttgtttggttctgtgtaaagaAACATAGGGGGCATAAATAAAGGACTTCATAGAGGCCCTGTAGcgcgatctctgtgtaaaaagggcccAAGGTGATAcattcaaatgtcttgttttgtccacaacccaaagatatttaatctactgtcatagaggagaaCAGACActaaaaaatattcacatttaagaagctgggaTCACAGAATTTCAACTCCAAATTACTCAACTATCAAATAGTTggcaattaatttaatagttgacagcTAATCGATTCATCTGTGCAGCTCTAGTAAATTCAAAGAGATTCCAGACTGCTCTGAAGGTATAACTGAGTCCAGTCAGCGTGACAAATGAATTTTCCTAAATCCATGTCAAAAGTGCACTAAAGAgtttttaaagcattttccaaGTCAATATAACAGAACCTGGTGAAGACTTCATTGAATTGATGCCATTTGTCTTATTTAGTAGATGTTCTGTAAACAGACTTTCTACTTTATATAAAAACAGACACCAGTGTTTCTTACAGAAAGAGATAGCCGATCAGAGTTTCTGTTTAGCATGCAATGAATGAAGAATACCATATTAATGACAATGACAGACTTCACCAAACAGCTACAGAGTGGTAACTTCTGTATTTCTGTATATAATATCTCATAATctaagacagaaaataaaagtcctTCAAACAGCTACATGTACATAAGTGTTATCATGGTAAATTCAAAGAAAGTTCATCACTCTaagatacatattttaaaatgccAGGAAAAACCTGCCTGTGAATATAAAAGTCATGACCACCAAATTCCTGTTGGGTAATTTTAGCTGTGGACAAGATCGTAAAAAAGTGGTAGCGTTGGTTTCACACTCACCGGGTCCACTTGCCAAATTATGACTGTAGTGTCTTTGGAGCCAGTGGCTAGTTTGGTGCCGTCGTTTGAGAATTTGCAGAACCACACCTCGTTACAGTGCTCTGTCAGAATCTGTTGGGTGTAGCAGGGGAACTGCTTCCTGTAATTTGGACAAAGACCAAAGGTTAAGATCTTCACTGACAGCTTGTATCGTCTATACTGCAACATGTTGCAATCGCAGTAAAatcaaatatacagtatgtggcgAGGATAAGAGGGAGAAAATAAGAAAGGttaaaaatgatgaaacaaGAGTTGTGCAGCTAGACTCGTATAGTGAGAGAGACGAgatataaaaaagtaaataagtTAAGACTTCAGACACAGAGGACAAACGCAAAGCAAGGCCTTCAGTGCATGTCTGAAAAGTTTACTTTTATAACAGGAAGCCAACAGCAGAATAATTTAACACTGAGGTCTTGAGAAGCCCGAGCAGCGTGCTAGCTGTACCAACCTGCTGCAGACGTGATCGAGGAGGAGAGAGACCGAGTCCAGATTACTGTCCAGCTTGGTGTTGTGATAGAGGCAGCGGTCCCTCTGCAGCTCCACCGCTTGCCGCAGCAGGGTCTGCAGCCGCCGCGGGGGTAGCATCACAGAAGGTGGCAGGTATGCTACAAGGAGAGGTAAAAGCAGACATTTGAGTGATGCATGAAGTAGTGTTGTAGTCATGCAGTATTTGTGCCAGTGTATAGACTCACTCTGTAGTTTGTCCAGCAGTCGGCAGCGTGAGGCGGTGCCTTTGCCCTCCCACTCTGCCTTTGCCCTCAGGTCCTCAGCATGGCTGCACATTAGGTACCTGCAGGGAGACACAAGCACACAGCTCAAGCAAAACAACATACACAGTAGGGTTAAGCATTATGACCGTATATATTGTCTACTGGTAGAAATGTGTCCACTGGTAGAGATTTGGCAGTGCTGTTTCTACTGTGGAAGCTATTCGATCAGGGTATGCAGCAAATCAGGGGCGGATTCTCGAGTGAATTTGTGGTCCTGCGAATTGAGCTGCCTCATAAGGTAACGTGATTTGGGCAGACATGGAGGGGGAGAGTGAAGTTGTAAATACAAAAACCTGAAAGACTTAAAATGACTGTTCCTAAGAATTTTAGTTGTAGTGTTTtgagtcttttgtttttaactcaagttgtttctttgcttttttgacTTAAATGTGATGAAGTACAGCATGGTTATTTTGGGGCTGCACGATATGCCAGAAAATCATATCGCGATCTTTGACAGATATTGTGATGGCGATATGAGCGGTGATTTCAGAGGGAATGGTAATTTTTGCATCTGTTTTtcagagaaacaaaaatatagaaatgatgatgatgtgatttttgctggagtctgtaccaaacaagcatATTCCCTTACATCTGGATTATGATTAGTAGGCCGGGGCATCTCAGTAGCACCACagtgcttcatttataatggtaTTTTATACACAGAAAGGCTGCTGCCTCTACACTGAAATCAGTGGATGCTGTCTACCGCTCAGCCCTAAGGTTCATTACAGGTGATTCTTCACTGCCACATTTGGCTTTGAGGGAAGAGCATTGATATTTGGTGCTCACTCACAGAACAGGTTCTGTTTTAATTGATATGCATGATGCTTCTTTGTTTgcttattgattgtttttaatgtctttgtttttgccTGACATTATTGAAAATGAGAGTCTCAGAGGTTCTTAAAAAAACTTGCAGCTTCTGCGAGTTGGATATTGGATTTGCCATTTTATGTTTTCGATAATATCATGATTAATTGTGAAGCCCTATTTATTCCAAAGCATTTCTTAATTGaatacacaaaacaattacTGTTTCTTGATATATTCTGGTACCACTgatataaattaaaacattgCAAAACAGTTTTGGCCATATCGCCCTCCTCTAACACACAGTAAATAACATACAGAGTGAGATTATCACAGTAAATATACAACAAAAAGTTGTCAGCAAGAGCTGAAGCACGATACAGTGATTACAGTGGGAATCAGTGACAATAGGGTGAACATTTTTATTCTACTGCTGCAGTGCTACACGTCTGATTAGTACTTAAGTTTtaatacaaaagaaaacaacGTTTCAGGTATCGTTTGAGGAAggagctgacagaaacacaatgacacagtCAAGGACACGTTTGGATACAGGCAACAGATCGACCTAAGACAAGTGACAAATCAATAGATGGTTCTGTCAACTGAGTAACAGTCTGTTAAGACAAACAGGCTCGTCGACAGTGTTGAGTGATCAATGCACATTAAGACCATGGATTAACTGATCCTATAGCTACTGATatgaagaagaaggaaagaaTTCAAAGTAATATGTATATTTGAGAACCATATTAAATCACAACCTTAAGCTCAGGGAGGGATATTGATCCAAGCCATTGATTTTTAACATTCGGTGAAAGCTATCTACAAATATGAGTCAAAACTAGTTTTTAAAGGCCTCGTGATTACAGTCAAGAGTCACGCTTTCCCTGACTCTGTAAGATTATACACATCTCTAGCAAGAAGCAGCATCCTCCCCTACAATCTGTTGTGTAACCTGATAAACAATAGCAGTGTGACAACAGTGGACATTAAAAATACCTGTTTACCGTATCATTTTCCTGGTGGATTTGACGGGTTAAAAACTGTCCTGTCACTTGAGAGGTATATTCCATTCTTCTGACTAACCAGCCTCCGTTAAGAAGCCAGGCTCTATAGTTGGCTTAGCAGTGGGAGCTGCATCATTAGTGATTACAGAGCTATCTAAGTTCGtaggtgtgtatttgtgttaacTGTTGGAACTGTCTGATGACTTTTATGAGACAGATATGGTATTGAACTTGTGACCGTACCCGCTAAGTACGTGGATGCGGTCTGTGTTGTACTTGAGTGGCGTCAGCTCTCCCCGGAGCACCTGCAGAGCCTCCAGGACTTTGCCGTCCTCCAGATATTCTAGGTActtctgctgcagcagcaggaactTCATACGCTGAgtagaaaaagaagagagacaTACAGTAGGTACACAGAAGAGATTTCATCAAAAaccagagaggaaggaaggaagaaaagaatGACAAATAGGCTTATGGCACTGCGACAGGTTTCCCTTTGACACTGATAAGAAGCGATTTCAACCGCTGATCAGACAACAGCTGGTCTGCACGACTACAGAGGGGCATAAAAAGCTTCATGTTTGTAGAGGTAAAGCTGCAAACAACATCTAAAAAATCCCTATGTGAAATTTCTGCTGTCATTTGCCACTAAAGCTTGAAATGGTGGCAGCATATTGCAGGGCAGCATGCTCTCATTATCACAACATATTTATAGATGTAACCAAGACGTATGGTAATGTCAGTAGCCCTCTTCCTTCATACTTCATACTGAAGACCACCGGCAAGTGTCTACCAGtcgctgctgctactgctgatCAGcgttaaaggagctgtatgtgacattcagagcattaatatagcattaacaactatttgctatgtaaagatacagtggagtaatggcgtcctgcccagggaatgaagtcacgctccctctcTGTGTTATGTAGTCAGAGattctcttttctttgttgtggtagacggtCCGACAGCATGTGCACTGGCTAGCTAGTCGCTTGCAGTTATCGCTGATAATACTGCCCCAACCCATGGTGGCCAAATGTAGCGTTACAGAGGTGTAATGCCTGCCCTTCTGTtctctgttagctctgttagctgctagccaccagctcaACCACCTCCATGTCAATCCCTGCTCGcactgaatcatagatatgctctgaatgtcgcatacagctcctttaacatGTGTGCTACCAAGATTCTCTCTTATGTCAGGTATGCAGTGGGAGGTGAAGCCCTGACAACGGGTGCAAAGCACAGTTAAAATCTACTACACataaattcaaaaaaaaaaaaaaacatccacccACAAAGGTCTGCAAATAAAGAGtgcatgaacacacatacaTCTTCTTACTCTCCAACCAGGCCTGCGATAGAAGTAAACTGCCTACCAGACCTGCAGTGTTGACAATGACGACACTAACCTGCTACAACTCAAGACCTAAAATGGCTACCCACATTGTACATGCAGCTGAACAACCAACAGCTGCAGCCATTCTCTCAATAACCCGACTGGTAGTGGCAGTTAGACAGACCTctgacacacagagcagcaggcaCTTGACTGAGACACATGGGACCATTTTCGGAGCTCATCTCGTCTGCTAATTAGCATGCTAGCTGGGGCTAATTAGCCGGAGCTAAGCCTCATTTCCATACTAATGCTACACAGTATCAGGGGGTCTGCAGGTGTAAACAAGTTCAATTTTTAATATCACTTTAAGCTACATTTAAGACTAATGTGATGGAAATACACACCAGAAAGGAAAATACAAACTTTCCAAGTACTGTGCTGTAAAATGACACTATGATACTCTCTGGGCTTatgcagaaaaaataaactgacaaGCAGACTGCCTTGCAAAGCCTAAATTTAATGATGCAGACTCACTGTGTGATCTAAATATGTAGAGGGGGTGAAAATGACATTGCACGTGTACAGGTGTTGTGCCAAAGTCTTTCCCCCCCTGTTGAACGGTGTTCCCcttgtctcaaaataatgtttCCCATAGCAACAACACCAGAAATTCTCAGTGAcgtgatttaaaaaacatttaggaCACATCCAATCTGAATTTAAGGCCTTTTACTGGTAAATAaaggacattttaagactttttagaGTATGTAGAAATCTTTCAGTGGATCATTTTAACAGTTAGTATACATGCAATTTATGACTTTGTATTAACAAGAAATATTATTAGAGGAATTACAGACTTTCCCCAAACTGCCAATTAAAATTAGAATTGCAAgcataatatttatttattttatttttataatattttccaAGGAAGTTGCCGGAGCTCTCTTTCCTCCATTCACtgttaattttcatttttcccAGCTGTTAATAGCTCCTTATTTCCAATGAGCAATGCATTGTGGGACAAGACATTGTAGAGATTAACGCcacactagggctgcaactgtaTGAGGCTTTCACAGTGCAATAACcatcttttttcatttatgtaACTATCAGTTAGATTGACCCGTTAAGGCATAAAAAAGGAAAGGTTATTtttgattgaacaaacgttaaaTTACTATATTGAAAGTTGAAACCAGTTTGTTAaaggaagtatgtgtaaaaagcctcctctttgaaaaaaaaaaaaaataaagtacagaTTCTCCACCCAGTTGCATTTTCCCCCCCAATATCATAATAAGCAAATGTGCACGATATGATAAcggtcaacttttatatcacagcaTACCTTGAAACCAGTATATCACTGCAACCCTACTCCACACTCAAGAATGAAGCAAATTTGGCATGCACACTTAAATCTCTGAGTGATGAGTACACTTAATTTTTATCACTTTCCAGTTCGGATGCAACACATACTCTAAACGTTATTGAAATGACACTATACTAGTGTCTGATTGGGACGCAGCTGTAATTATACTCTTGCAGTAACAtctaaattaaaatatgttttaaagctgatattaatattttagattttaaaaattcTCATCACAATatattggcttttttttctcttttctttttacacaaagacacattttaagTATCCCCTAATTTGTTAAAATTAATTGTGACAATGATATGTACTAAACAAGATATTGTATATAATGGAGAAGTGTTAAAACCATTTCCAATGACACAGTTCTGTCCTGCAGTTTGTTATGTAGGTGCTGCCATACACACTAATACGATATATCTGCAATAGCCTGataacagccaatcagcagaGCTCTAGTTCCATGAAAAATATAcggtatatatatgtatgtaaaacaaatcaaatctgCCTAATTTGCGTTATTTACTTAATAATCTTAAGGAAAAGCTAAAGGAACAGAACAGGAAATACATCCTGCTTGCAAACTCGGACTACATTTTGCTCAACAAGCAAAAGACCCAAGCTTTCATTCCCTAGACCTGGTGTCTATTCCTGCCGCTGCCACACTTCCTGAGGAGTCATCCAGAACATTTTTCGCTTTCAGTGTTTTACAACAAGAACCTGCGGCCCCGCATTGTCACGGCGCCGTTCTAGAACCTCCAGTTGTGCCTTCTAACCGACTGCCTgccattcagttcagttcaaggGGAGCTTACCACAATGGCGTTGGGAGAATGCATCAGTGCTCTCAGCTCATTGAGATCATTCTCAGCCTGGATCAAAACAAAGGGAGGGTGATggaggggagagacagagggaga
The sequence above is drawn from the Epinephelus moara isolate mb chromosome 12, YSFRI_EMoa_1.0, whole genome shotgun sequence genome and encodes:
- the wdr26b gene encoding WD repeat-containing protein 26 yields the protein MQANGAGQGQESSELSCLNSAQNGESSSAGGTHSNGLLSSTDNGNSVGTSNGSSAGPGSGTSAASTASGSEVGSLKKKKRLSQAEEDVIRLIGQHLHGLGLNQTVDLLMQESGCRLEHPSATKFRNHVMEGEWDKAENDLNELRALMHSPNAIVRMKFLLLQQKYLEYLEDGKVLEALQVLRGELTPLKYNTDRIHVLSGYLMCSHAEDLRAKAEWEGKGTASRCRLLDKLQTYLPPSVMLPPRRLQTLLRQAVELQRDRCLYHNTKLDSNLDSVSLLLDHVCSRKQFPCYTQQILTEHCNEVWFCKFSNDGTKLATGSKDTTVIIWQVDPESHQLKLLRTLEGHAYGVSYLAWSPDDTYLIACGPDDCSELWLWNVQTGELRTKMSQSHEDSLTSVAWNPDGKRFVTGGQRGQFYQCDLDGNLLDSWEGVRVQCLWCLGDGRAVLASDTHQRIRGYNFEDLTDRNIVQEDHPIMSFTVSKNGRLALLNVATQGVHLWDLQDRVLVRKYQGVTQGFYTIHSCFGGHNEDFIASGSEDHKVYIWHRRGELPIAELTGHTRTVNCVSWNPVIPGLMASASDDGTVRVWGPAPFLDSQEADGLNENCSNMDS